The following are encoded together in the Myxocyprinus asiaticus isolate MX2 ecotype Aquarium Trade chromosome 7, UBuf_Myxa_2, whole genome shotgun sequence genome:
- the LOC127443746 gene encoding fatty acid-binding protein, intestinal-like, whose translation MLGSQQSAIMTFNGTWKVDRNENYEKFMEQMGINMVKRKLAAHDNLKITLEQKGDKFVVKEVSTFRTLDIEFTLGITFEYSLADGTELSGSWVMEGDMLKGTFTRKDNGKVLITTRKIIGDELVQSYSYDGVEAKRIFKRG comes from the exons ATGTTGGGATCACAACAATCTGCCATCATGACCTTCAATGGCACCTGGAAAGTGGATCGCAATGAGAACTATGAGAAGTTCATGGAACAAATGG GCATCAACATGGTAAAGAGGAAACTGGCTGCTCATGACAACCTGAAGATCACCCTGGAGCAGAAAGGAGATAAGTTCGTAGTGAAGGAAGTTAGCACTTTTCGGACGTTGGACATCGAATTTACTTTGGGCATCACCTTCGAGTATTCTCTTGCAGATGGCACTGAGCTCTCA GGATCCTGGGTCATGGAGGGTGACATGCTGAAGGGAACCTTCACTCGCAAGGACAACGGAAAGGTGCTGATAACAACCAGGAAGATTATTGGTGATGAACTTGTACAG AGCTATAGCTATGATGGTGTTGAAGCTAAGAGGATTTTCAAGAGGGGTTAA